The genomic segment TACACGAGCCGCCCGCCCGCCCGCAGGCGCTCAGAAATGACCTCAATCGCCCGCGCGATGGTCGCGGCTTGCGCCGCGACCGCGGGAACCACCTTTGCGTCCTCGGCGCTCATCAGCCGAACGAACTGAAGTGGGGTCAACTCATCGAGTTCCGTCGAGGCGGAATTGCGGGCTTCGGTCTGGAGGTGGTCCATGTGCGAGCTACCGACCGGAGAGGGTCGTCGATGCCTCGTTAACGTATCTTCTGAAACGTGTGTGGGCTATGCAACGGTCGTGCCGCGCGAAACGTGAGATTGATGAGAAGTGCCACGAGTACGGTTGTCGCGGTGCCGACCGGAGCGAACCACGGCCACGCCAGTACCGGCTTCCTGTAGACATCGGGCACCCACGCCGGCCCGTCCGCCGTCAGACCAGTCGACGGCAACCATAAGGCCAGCACCGCGAGGAAGCCGCACACCAGCCCGACCAGCGCCGCCCGCGATTGCACCGGCTTCCGCAGGCTCCCCAGAATGAACAACCCCAACACCAGCCCGAACGTCGCCCCGGCGACCGCCAGGACGCGGTTCACGACACTATCGGTGCTCCCGGACCGGTAGGCCGCGTACGCCACCGCCATCTGCGCCACGCCCCACACTGCTGTCATCACGCGGGAGAGCAGCACGTACTGCCGTTCCGTATGGTCGGGTCGAAGCGGCCGGTAGAAATCGGTCACGAGGGCGTTCGCGGAGCTGTTCAGCGACGACGACAGGGTGGACATCGCCGCCGCCAGGACCGCCGCGACCAGAACCCCGACCACGCCCGTCGGCAGCTTCTTGATGATGAACAGCGGAAACACTTCGTCGGTGCGCTCCGCGAGCGCCGCCTCGGGGAACAGCCCGGCGTTCGCCAGCAGATACATCCCGACGCCGACCGCCAGGAACAGCACGAACTGCGCGAGGACGGCGACGCCGCTCAGCACGAGCGCGAGCCGGGCGGCGCGGAGCGATTTCGCGCACAGGTACCGTTGCACCATCAGTTGATCGGCGCCGTGACTCGCC from the Frigoriglobus tundricola genome contains:
- a CDS encoding sodium:solute symporter; amino-acid sequence: MPQLSPLDLAIVVVYVLGMTLLGVWFTRAQKDLRTYFVGGRDVGWFMVLVSIVATETSAVTFLSVPGVAYNPKGGNFTFLQLSFGYIVGRCLVAWFLLPQYMRGDLFSGYQVLRERFSPAVQRVASGLFLITRTVADGLRIFLTALLLKYVGWSMEVAIGVVGAVTIVYTYLGGMKAVIWTDLIQFVIKIAGAALAFVFVLRLLPGGWDQFLAEGEAAGKFRLIDASWNAPVAYTLWAGLIGGAVFSMASHGADQLMVQRYLCAKSLRAARLALVLSGVAVLAQFVLFLAVGVGMYLLANAGLFPEAALAERTDEVFPLFIIKKLPTGVVGVLVAAVLAAAMSTLSSSLNSSANALVTDFYRPLRPDHTERQYVLLSRVMTAVWGVAQMAVAYAAYRSGSTDSVVNRVLAVAGATFGLVLGLFILGSLRKPVQSRAALVGLVCGFLAVLALWLPSTGLTADGPAWVPDVYRKPVLAWPWFAPVGTATTVLVALLINLTFRAARPLHSPHTFQKIR